One Cotesia glomerata isolate CgM1 linkage group LG8, MPM_Cglom_v2.3, whole genome shotgun sequence genomic window carries:
- the LOC123270595 gene encoding uncharacterized protein LOC123270595, producing MKTGGGKTSVDNDPVMDAVLGVIHQATVRGFINKYDNDGDSSTVADIINVEDEGSENDVFEYLLSNQQVRDWAKIDPSNLKSKISAPLKANKHKSTSAKPYDNVLQEKHMSPKDELAAILKEQAIEKHQYEMELLKIKIQREHLLFEKIQEGEYFPADSNSE from the exons ATGAAAACAg GAGGAGGGAAAACAAGTGTTGACAATGATCCGGTGATGGATGCGGTTTTGGGTGTCATACATCAAGCAACTGTTCgaggatttattaataagtatgaTAATGATGGTGATTCATCCACGGTGGCGGATATCATTAATGTGGAGGATGAGGGATCCGAAAACGATGTTTTTGAG tATTTGCTGAGCAACCAACAAGTTCGGGATTGGGCGAAAATCGATCCAtctaatttaaaatctaaaataagtgCTCCATTAAAAGCCAACAAACATAAAAGTACTTCAGCCAAACCGTATGATAACGTCCTTCAAGAAAAACATATGTCTCCAAAAGATGAGCTTGCAGCTATATTAAAAGAGCAAGCTATTGaaaaacatcaatatgagatggaattacttaaaattaaaattcaaagagaacatttattatttgagaAAATCCAGGAAGGAGAATATTTCCCTGCTGATTCTAACAgcgaataa
- the LOC123270594 gene encoding putative nuclease HARBI1 — protein sequence MDAALNFIFSSDDDSEPDENNNPIEEQLPIQVLDHGGQNYFNILTDKQFIDRFRFDKNTTLQLFNRLNHHFELFTERNDAVPPMTQLLLLLRFCATGSFIITVGDFFGITKSCAHKIIDSLLEMIASLSDEFIHFPSTPVEILQNQVEFYQTAGFIRVVGCIDCKHVKVESFGGDDAEIFRNRKGHFSINVQVICNARLEIIDIVARWPGSAHDSTIFNNSRIHNRFENNQFGNALLLGDSGYPNLSYLLTPLQDPQRPAEQLYNESQIRTRNTIERTFGVWSRKFAIIQGTRFRKIENINLYYCCCSFI from the exons atggacGCTGCATTGAACTTTATATTTTCATCTGATGATGACTCTGAGCCGGATGAAAATAACAATCCAATCGAGGAACAATTACCAATACAGGTTTTAGACCATGGtggtcaaaattattttaacattttaaccGATAAACAGTTTATAGATCGTTTTCGTTTCGACAAAAATACAACACTCCAGTTGTTCAATCGTCTCAATCatcattttgaattatttacagAAAG aaatgatGCAGTTCCTCCAATGACACAATTACTATTGTTGTTACGATTTTGTGCTACTGGAAGTTTTATAATTACTGTgggtgatttttttggaataactaaAAGTTGTGCACACAAAATAATAGATAGTCTTCTTGAAATGATTGCAAGTCTAAGTGATGAATTTATACATTTCCCTTCAACTCCAGTTGAAATTCTGCAAAACCAAGTTGAGTTTTATCAAACAGCCGGATTCATCAGGGTCGTAGGCTGTATTGATTGCAAGCATGTAAAAGTTGAATCATTCGGTGGTGATGATGctgaaatttttcgaaatcgaAAAGGACACTTTTCTATTAATGTTCAAGTAATATGTAATGCACGCctagaaataattgatattgtTGCAAGATGGCCAGGTTCAGCTCACGATTCAACTATATTTAACAATTCAAGAATTCATAATCGTTTTGAGAATAATCAGTTTGGAAATGCATTACTACTTGGTGACTCAGGCTACCCAAATCTGTCTTATTTATTGACACCACTACAAGATCCACAAAGACCGGCAGAGCAACTTTACAACGAATCACAAATCCGAACCCGAAACACGATTGAACGCACCTTTGGTGTTTGGTCGAGAAAATTTGCTATAATTCAAGGCACAagatttagaaaaattgaaaacattaACTTGTATTATTGCTGCTGcagttttatataa